In Salinigranum marinum, one DNA window encodes the following:
- a CDS encoding PQQ-binding-like beta-propeller repeat protein, protein MTRLRIYSAGTGRLQFDSSGSAADVTEESVKRDFKSDLLLYYDPGRNGLRCYVKLVRSGSEQFMADYEFDPGTATPIESFKSTLEREIEEVGWRVEDDAGYEQRLYESIGSAGEASPDVPVADLEYLLDAEGQIRIGTPDEARALGVVSYLRRAFDDSLDIAVTYSGETGTHAGVDAVVVPGSTDRVTVTRGQRAVLARRRLRELKQAVPATGVGGGAAAMRRALVDAGAEDRLGLAIDEQEASVPGAAAGQRNAVLTALVLVPLAVLLVVVRAGTETLLPALTRVQGFYLPLAETANGVLPIAVPQYLFDFTSWHVLVVSAVVIGVALVSTPPVQRTVTGLTGFSIPGLGGGSRGGGPTPSDRASAAVDELVALQRTGGDGGAKRDIATLLDEFGLEAGSQSTRARTALAVQAAGLLAGAIGAAVVFVVASQVAGVVFGLLIGNWALVLDLFMFGGVVAVVGVVGLAGVILAGDALGGNRRRSGRSRSPSRSRSTSTSTRGSVGGTGVAGPASRRSGGFDVGSFEKRVETNPHRAASQGPEALEALSAHSRPSPRSKRLANALLTLEQRVPDTEFRLSPSNRKLVQQHADEPSGSGMMDELVKGQPKQGRRDDTGTGTRGDSRAPADGSRRESADGRGESTGGDSGPEPGRDSGPEPGRDDAAPATDDGDADDFLYPAGDDGDDGTVDRLDVQGGDDSGGDVDPFGSRRTTTATDSEPATDADGPTAREPATVGDEPDTQPPVDGDAATESTTGSDVVSVGTTEPAGVGRSEASASDGEPADEATDGNADELTPSVGSPAQEPERTAGVDPTAQVGDASFSQFRYDAANTGSVAGVGRTVRTPAHAWEPVALGEECTTTPVVLGDSLVVGTRAGRLHAISRSAGDHEVVATPGAAADVELFASPAVVRDTVVVVTSVGEVIGYRLADGPRAREAWRADRRVTGPGSVATASPTVADGRLFVAGGEGTVHALDGRNGDAVWDEPYDAGAGITLAAPAVDDGTVYVATDDGTLHAIDAASGAGSWSTRLGPEPIWASPAVADGRLLVGNRSGTLYVVDAEGGAVRRKEAVGDEIVSSAAVHGERAYVVSNVGGRVSAEARGPTDDDDGASASPRAVVTAFDLEGRIERRWETDLDAMTISSPTVAGQGLFLGTNGGRLAALDCRTGESLWDDATDAGTRIESSVAAVDGALYVPDHDGTVWGLVDDHG, encoded by the coding sequence ATGACCAGACTCAGAATCTACTCCGCAGGCACCGGACGGCTCCAGTTCGATTCGAGCGGCAGCGCGGCCGACGTGACCGAAGAGTCCGTCAAGCGCGACTTCAAATCCGACCTGCTGCTCTACTACGACCCCGGCCGGAACGGGCTCCGCTGTTACGTGAAGCTGGTCCGGAGCGGCTCCGAGCAGTTCATGGCCGACTACGAGTTCGACCCCGGCACCGCGACGCCGATCGAGTCGTTCAAATCGACGCTCGAACGTGAGATCGAGGAGGTCGGCTGGCGCGTCGAAGACGACGCCGGCTACGAACAGCGGCTCTACGAGTCCATCGGCTCCGCGGGGGAGGCCAGCCCCGACGTTCCGGTGGCCGATCTCGAGTACCTCCTCGACGCGGAGGGACAGATCAGGATCGGAACGCCCGACGAGGCCCGGGCACTCGGCGTCGTGTCGTATCTCCGGCGGGCGTTCGACGACAGCCTCGACATCGCGGTCACCTACTCGGGCGAGACGGGAACCCACGCCGGCGTCGACGCGGTCGTCGTCCCCGGGTCGACCGACCGCGTGACGGTGACGCGCGGCCAGCGGGCGGTGCTCGCACGGCGACGGCTCCGCGAGTTGAAACAGGCGGTTCCAGCCACGGGCGTCGGCGGCGGCGCGGCGGCGATGCGGCGCGCGCTCGTCGACGCCGGCGCGGAGGACAGACTCGGGCTGGCGATCGACGAACAGGAGGCGTCGGTGCCGGGTGCGGCCGCCGGCCAGCGGAACGCCGTCCTCACGGCGCTCGTGCTCGTCCCGCTCGCGGTGTTGCTCGTCGTCGTCAGAGCGGGGACAGAGACGCTGCTCCCGGCGCTGACGCGCGTCCAGGGTTTTTACCTCCCGCTCGCCGAGACGGCGAACGGCGTCCTCCCGATCGCGGTTCCACAGTACCTCTTCGACTTCACCAGCTGGCACGTGCTCGTCGTGTCGGCCGTCGTCATCGGGGTTGCGCTCGTCTCCACCCCGCCGGTCCAACGAACCGTAACCGGGCTCACCGGCTTCTCGATCCCCGGCCTGGGCGGCGGGAGTCGCGGTGGGGGGCCGACGCCCTCCGATCGGGCGAGTGCGGCGGTGGACGAACTCGTCGCCCTCCAGCGGACGGGCGGTGACGGCGGCGCGAAACGCGACATCGCCACTCTGCTCGACGAGTTCGGGCTCGAAGCGGGGTCGCAGTCGACCCGTGCGCGGACCGCGCTCGCGGTCCAGGCGGCGGGGCTGCTCGCCGGCGCGATCGGCGCGGCCGTGGTGTTCGTCGTCGCGTCGCAGGTGGCCGGCGTGGTGTTCGGCCTCCTGATCGGCAACTGGGCGCTCGTGCTGGATCTATTCATGTTCGGTGGCGTCGTCGCGGTCGTCGGCGTCGTCGGCCTCGCTGGTGTGATCCTCGCGGGCGACGCCCTCGGCGGGAACCGCCGCCGGTCGGGGCGATCACGATCCCCGTCCCGATCGCGGTCGACGTCGACATCGACGCGTGGCTCGGTCGGCGGGACGGGTGTCGCCGGACCGGCGAGCCGACGGAGCGGTGGGTTCGACGTCGGGAGCTTCGAGAAACGGGTCGAGACGAATCCCCACCGCGCCGCGAGCCAGGGCCCGGAGGCGCTCGAAGCCCTCAGCGCACACTCGCGGCCGTCTCCGCGGTCGAAGCGGCTGGCCAACGCGCTCCTCACGCTCGAACAGCGGGTTCCAGACACCGAGTTCCGACTCTCGCCGTCGAACCGCAAACTCGTCCAACAGCACGCCGACGAGCCGAGCGGGAGCGGAATGATGGACGAACTCGTGAAGGGACAACCCAAGCAAGGCCGTCGGGACGACACCGGCACGGGGACGCGCGGCGACTCCCGAGCGCCGGCCGACGGATCGCGGCGGGAAAGCGCCGACGGCCGGGGAGAGAGCACGGGAGGCGACAGCGGGCCGGAACCGGGACGCGACAGCGGGCCGGAACCGGGACGCGACGACGCGGCCCCGGCGACCGACGACGGCGACGCGGACGACTTCCTCTATCCGGCCGGTGACGATGGCGACGACGGAACCGTCGACCGGCTCGACGTTCAGGGGGGCGACGACAGCGGCGGTGATGTCGACCCTTTTGGGAGTCGGCGGACGACGACGGCGACCGACAGTGAGCCCGCGACGGACGCCGACGGACCGACCGCCAGAGAGCCTGCCACGGTGGGCGACGAACCGGACACGCAACCCCCGGTCGACGGCGACGCGGCGACAGAGTCCACGACGGGATCGGACGTGGTCTCCGTCGGGACCACGGAGCCGGCCGGGGTCGGTCGGTCGGAGGCGAGTGCGTCGGACGGCGAACCCGCCGACGAAGCGACCGACGGGAACGCCGACGAATTGACTCCCTCCGTGGGGAGTCCGGCCCAAGAGCCGGAGCGAACCGCCGGCGTCGATCCGACAGCCCAGGTGGGCGACGCCAGCTTCTCGCAGTTTCGGTACGACGCCGCGAACACCGGGAGCGTCGCGGGCGTCGGGCGGACCGTCCGAACGCCGGCGCACGCCTGGGAGCCGGTGGCGCTCGGCGAGGAGTGCACCACGACGCCCGTGGTGCTGGGCGACAGCCTCGTCGTCGGCACCAGGGCGGGGCGGCTCCACGCGATCTCCCGCTCGGCCGGCGATCACGAGGTGGTCGCGACGCCCGGGGCGGCGGCCGACGTGGAACTGTTCGCATCACCCGCGGTCGTCCGTGACACGGTCGTCGTCGTCACGTCGGTGGGAGAGGTCATCGGCTACCGACTCGCCGACGGCCCGCGCGCTCGGGAAGCGTGGCGCGCCGATCGACGCGTGACCGGACCGGGCTCAGTGGCGACCGCGTCACCGACAGTGGCCGACGGTCGACTGTTCGTCGCCGGCGGCGAGGGGACCGTCCACGCGCTCGACGGACGGAACGGCGATGCAGTGTGGGACGAGCCGTACGACGCCGGAGCGGGGATCACGCTCGCCGCGCCGGCCGTCGACGACGGCACCGTCTACGTCGCGACCGACGACGGCACGCTGCACGCGATCGACGCCGCGAGCGGGGCGGGGAGCTGGTCTACGCGGCTCGGCCCCGAACCGATCTGGGCGAGTCCGGCGGTCGCGGACGGCCGGCTCCTCGTCGGGAACCGCAGCGGCACGCTGTACGTGGTCGACGCCGAGGGCGGCGCGGTCCGCAGAAAGGAGGCGGTGGGCGACGAGATCGTCTCGTCCGCCGCGGTCCACGGCGAGCGGGCGTACGTCGTGAGCAACGTCGGCGGGCGCGTCTCGGCCGAGGCGCGCGGGCCGACCGACGACGACGACGGCGCGTCGGCCTCGCCGCGTGCGGTCGTCACCGCGTTCGACCTCGAGGGGCGAATCGAGCGACGCTGGGAGACTGACCTCGACGCGATGACCATCTCGTCGCCGACGGTCGCCGGCCAGGGGCTCTTCCTCGGAACCAACGGCGGTCGACTGGCGGCGCTCGACTGCCGGACCGGCGAGTCGCTCTGGGACGACGCCACCGACGCCGGGACGCGGATCGAATCGAGCGTCGCCGCGGTCGACGGGGCGCTCTACGTACCCGACCACGACGGAACCGTCTGGGGCCTCGTCGACGACCACGGCTGA
- a CDS encoding tubulin-like doman-containing protein codes for MSTSNEGNKATDQVRCQLPDTIIGLGMAGKSVVYNMFSRDWILDEILEERSGTVQEVSAYVVDTAEDEKEQDLVTVDRLNDRIDRRGEELGRSPTNIWTEIEYINPLEDTDSIYTTRAGLTAEGTVREVASGSGLNAWWIGSNTNEAMLSELNEYKEGVIRRRALSKALFDAGWANNSQLKQVIRQAEGDVYIIVGIGGGTGSGMFLDIAKRLSTESDANRIHLFGVTPGRGESTDERANAHAVLSELEYVNLTGSNGEKNPFDNIVLYPFGPVIADNPDMDEFYDGIIQSIIAHQNMESNMVDTMNTSMLGGPQKHAPFVLAMPQILRYAVADTQDAKDAVEAYIEGKNEALETEHALYDAVEEYVRREFDGEEAARDLEAVSSGGVPRSGLFNLDTDEASDLHGRLEEFRDVLEEDVFEQLDYTPALEWRQTLAQREEQIRDRNETMKDAELRKEIVTEVPATAMSGLEPVEQQYSGDEILRRLERTIRRELQAIKRRSDLLRTVHLVEDEDLKTGLRAALDQNVDSAMTVPEVKRTQGTVSNDTEDLEEQLAGLDQFDSEVLAPRIEARQSEWRTGVEGDIERLVSLDENAERIQSLLAGLDDAVDKAVSHINQAERTDDLDPTPFAFTDFDELNSRLRDVGLDEVDASKLKSNLNHGLREAKAYWLKKEEIESSTFTRFLKGTGDLEEEYSYTAASLDNDLVALTDFDEEFDCSFIGPDFAARADDLIDERARLLDDIEESYRSALHDIEIKASTMAEFLDVDVIERHLPEWTPKVTWPGDVAEFPGDLRSELEDDVADRTASALLDRLCASADGVGEPGVVYEGFDTAYRGPVAEVERRVTDRLDELRGEQQRYDELRTLIDEDGKRFAHGGTGPTELDTTFEAPTRDQYTYTKHVPPAGDQSLLRYDDIGEAKLWESNERRNMLRSLEEFARNVASADERLPLLTRTIQGDPNRYDGSMASPQYDQHRLKTVFMSPMFETGESPGGLDRVEDKLRANIWTPAGSDGYQQHCVGFGGPWDLSMVTFVGGVFLDNIDVVTGDSGYRSRYLKQKNSLEEGVIVRHTHGIDGKDADLCEYGRGAYLVRRDLLNMNDVHDRNRLIASNEGELRRYLVSNYVEVTDFESTIDLVGDRGGGPASASTAGDPTDGTDAGGADGPDGSTTEPEPEPDPDLSTDGDGSGATDNRS; via the coding sequence ATGTCCACCTCGAACGAAGGAAACAAGGCCACCGACCAGGTCAGGTGTCAGCTTCCCGATACGATAATCGGGCTCGGGATGGCGGGGAAGTCCGTGGTCTACAACATGTTCAGCAGGGACTGGATCCTCGACGAGATCCTCGAGGAGCGGTCGGGGACCGTCCAGGAGGTCAGCGCGTACGTGGTCGACACGGCGGAGGACGAGAAAGAACAGGACCTAGTGACCGTCGACCGACTCAACGACCGGATCGACCGTCGGGGGGAGGAGCTGGGTCGCTCACCGACGAACATCTGGACGGAGATCGAGTACATCAATCCGCTGGAGGACACCGACTCGATCTACACGACGCGTGCGGGGCTGACCGCCGAGGGGACGGTCCGCGAAGTCGCCTCGGGTTCGGGACTGAACGCCTGGTGGATCGGCTCGAACACCAACGAGGCGATGCTGTCGGAGCTGAACGAGTACAAGGAGGGTGTCATCAGGCGACGGGCGCTGTCGAAAGCGCTGTTCGACGCGGGCTGGGCGAACAACTCCCAGCTCAAACAGGTGATCCGGCAGGCCGAAGGCGACGTCTACATCATCGTCGGCATCGGCGGCGGGACGGGGTCGGGGATGTTCCTCGACATCGCCAAGCGACTGTCGACCGAGTCCGACGCGAACCGCATCCACCTGTTCGGTGTGACGCCCGGCCGCGGCGAGTCGACGGACGAACGTGCCAACGCACACGCCGTGCTCTCCGAGCTCGAGTACGTGAACCTGACCGGGTCGAACGGCGAGAAGAACCCGTTCGACAACATCGTCCTCTACCCGTTCGGGCCGGTGATCGCGGATAACCCGGACATGGACGAGTTCTACGACGGCATCATCCAGTCGATCATCGCCCACCAGAACATGGAGTCGAACATGGTGGACACCATGAACACGTCGATGCTCGGCGGGCCGCAGAAACACGCACCGTTCGTGCTCGCAATGCCGCAGATCCTCCGGTACGCCGTCGCCGACACGCAGGACGCGAAGGACGCCGTCGAGGCGTACATCGAGGGGAAGAACGAGGCGCTCGAGACCGAACACGCCCTCTACGACGCCGTCGAGGAGTACGTCCGCCGGGAATTCGACGGCGAGGAGGCGGCGCGGGACCTCGAGGCGGTCTCCTCGGGCGGCGTCCCGCGGAGCGGACTGTTCAACCTCGACACGGACGAGGCGAGCGACCTGCACGGCCGGCTCGAGGAGTTCCGTGACGTGCTCGAGGAGGACGTCTTCGAGCAGTTGGACTACACGCCGGCGCTGGAGTGGCGGCAGACGCTCGCCCAGCGCGAGGAACAGATCCGCGACCGCAACGAGACGATGAAGGACGCCGAGTTGCGCAAGGAGATCGTCACGGAGGTGCCGGCGACGGCGATGAGCGGACTCGAGCCCGTCGAACAGCAGTACTCCGGCGACGAGATCCTCCGCCGGCTCGAACGCACGATCCGTCGGGAGTTGCAGGCGATCAAGCGCCGGAGCGACCTGCTGCGGACGGTCCACCTCGTCGAGGACGAGGACCTCAAGACGGGGCTGCGTGCGGCGCTCGACCAGAACGTCGACTCTGCGATGACCGTCCCCGAGGTCAAACGCACGCAGGGAACGGTCTCGAACGACACCGAGGACCTCGAAGAACAGCTCGCCGGCCTCGATCAGTTCGACAGCGAGGTGCTCGCCCCGCGCATTGAGGCGCGCCAGAGCGAGTGGCGGACGGGCGTCGAAGGGGACATCGAGCGGCTCGTCTCGCTCGACGAGAACGCCGAGCGTATCCAGTCGTTGCTGGCGGGCCTCGACGACGCCGTCGACAAGGCGGTGAGCCACATCAACCAGGCCGAACGGACCGACGACCTCGACCCCACGCCGTTTGCCTTCACCGACTTCGACGAACTCAACAGCCGGCTCCGCGACGTCGGGCTCGACGAGGTCGACGCGAGCAAGCTCAAGAGCAACCTCAACCACGGCCTGCGCGAGGCGAAGGCGTACTGGCTGAAGAAAGAGGAGATCGAGTCCAGCACGTTCACCCGGTTCCTCAAGGGGACGGGCGACCTCGAAGAGGAGTACTCGTACACCGCGGCGTCGCTCGACAACGACCTGGTGGCGCTGACGGACTTCGACGAGGAGTTCGACTGCTCGTTCATCGGCCCCGACTTCGCCGCCCGCGCCGACGACCTGATCGACGAGCGGGCGCGGCTCCTCGACGATATCGAGGAGTCGTACCGCAGCGCGCTCCACGACATCGAGATCAAGGCGTCGACGATGGCGGAGTTCCTCGACGTTGACGTCATCGAGCGGCACCTCCCCGAGTGGACACCGAAGGTGACCTGGCCGGGCGATGTCGCCGAGTTCCCCGGCGACCTCCGGTCGGAGTTGGAGGACGACGTAGCCGACCGGACGGCGTCGGCGCTCCTCGACCGGCTCTGTGCGTCCGCCGACGGTGTCGGCGAGCCGGGGGTCGTGTACGAGGGGTTCGACACGGCCTACCGCGGGCCGGTCGCGGAGGTCGAACGGCGGGTCACCGACCGACTCGACGAACTCCGGGGAGAACAGCAGCGGTACGACGAGCTCCGGACGCTCATCGACGAGGACGGCAAGCGCTTCGCCCACGGGGGGACGGGGCCGACCGAACTGGACACGACGTTCGAGGCACCGACGCGGGACCAGTACACCTACACGAAGCACGTGCCGCCGGCGGGCGACCAGTCCCTCCTGCGGTACGACGACATCGGGGAGGCGAAGCTCTGGGAGTCGAACGAGCGGCGGAACATGCTCCGGTCACTGGAGGAGTTCGCGCGGAACGTCGCCAGCGCCGACGAGCGGCTCCCGCTTTTGACCCGGACGATCCAGGGCGATCCGAACCGCTACGACGGCTCGATGGCCAGCCCACAGTACGACCAACACCGGCTCAAGACCGTCTTCATGAGCCCGATGTTCGAGACGGGCGAGAGTCCGGGCGGCCTCGACCGGGTCGAGGACAAGCTCCGGGCCAACATCTGGACGCCGGCCGGCAGCGACGGCTACCAGCAACACTGCGTCGGCTTCGGCGGGCCGTGGGACCTCTCGATGGTGACGTTCGTCGGCGGGGTCTTCCTCGACAACATCGACGTGGTCACCGGCGACAGCGGCTACCGATCGCGCTACCTCAAGCAGAAGAACTCCCTCGAAGAGGGCGTCATCGTCCGGCACACCCACGGGATCGACGGGAAGGACGCCGATCTCTGTGAGTACGGTCGCGGCGCGTATCTCGTCCGCCGCGACCTGCTCAACATGAACGACGTCCACGACCGGAACCGGCTCATCGCGAGTAACGAGGGCGAACTCCGGCGGTACCTCGTCTCCAACTACGTCGAGGTCACCGACTTCGAGAGCACGATCGACCTCGTCGGCGACCGCGGCGGCGGCCCGGCGAGCGCGTCGACGGCGGGCGATCCCACGGACGGAACCGACGCCGGGGGAGCCGACGGACCCGACGGGTCGACCACCGAACCGGAGCCGGAGCCCGACCCCGACCTCAGCACCGACGGTGACGGATCCGGCGCGACCGACAACCGGTCCTGA
- a CDS encoding ABC transporter substrate-binding protein gives MSARHVVVFTLSVVLVAAVVPLGAGPATAQESGGCSFPVSETDATGTTVTLSGSPDRIVTLNPSAAQTVYEISASDDPAWDRVVGVSQFASYLPGTAGKTTVGNGRSDATVERTVALAPDLVLAPNTIPDPTVQQLRDAGLTVFKFRPADSIDGDASASGTTVTEKTRLIGRLVGECDGARDTADTMERELDIVRDALRDEERPKALYYFFSFTAGSDTFIDEIITTAGVENVAAAGGANEEQSSGFFVVNAETVVAEDPEWFLLNSNEYREARVPAGPNGAFTETTAYEEDNAVVLDANEISQPAPRVVNAVLDVVKVVHPEAYREEIRGRLDRSEEPGGAKQVRTTALADGSVRLEARNLGRDKRVSFSVPDRPNATVQLQRVNVSLANLNPTFTVDVRYPRADDGPTPLDGTRELARFSMDANGLPNEDIDRLRVRFVATESALAARNVSAENVTLYRHNGSSWAALETRVVGSQNGSVVFETTSATPATFSVAVPETTSARAVTATPTPEPTPTATSTTEPATTRPTAAPPSTTVADTTGTDAPGFGVVAVIAALVAALAVARLD, from the coding sequence ATGTCCGCACGACACGTCGTCGTCTTCACGCTCTCGGTCGTGCTCGTGGCGGCGGTCGTCCCGCTCGGCGCGGGGCCCGCGACCGCCCAGGAGTCCGGTGGCTGTTCGTTCCCCGTCTCGGAGACCGACGCCACCGGCACGACCGTCACGCTCTCCGGTTCACCTGACCGCATCGTCACGCTGAATCCCAGCGCCGCCCAGACTGTCTACGAGATCTCCGCCTCGGACGACCCCGCCTGGGACCGCGTCGTCGGCGTCTCGCAGTTCGCCTCGTACCTCCCCGGGACGGCGGGGAAGACGACCGTCGGAAACGGTCGCTCGGACGCGACGGTCGAGCGAACGGTCGCGCTCGCGCCCGACCTCGTGCTCGCCCCGAACACGATCCCCGATCCCACCGTCCAGCAACTTCGCGACGCGGGGCTGACGGTGTTCAAGTTCCGTCCCGCGGACTCCATCGACGGCGACGCTTCGGCATCGGGAACGACGGTCACCGAGAAAACCCGGCTCATCGGCCGCCTCGTCGGCGAGTGTGACGGTGCACGCGACACCGCCGACACGATGGAGCGCGAACTCGACATCGTCCGCGACGCGCTTCGCGACGAGGAGCGCCCGAAGGCGCTTTATTACTTCTTCAGCTTCACGGCCGGCTCCGACACGTTCATCGACGAGATCATCACGACCGCGGGCGTCGAGAACGTCGCCGCCGCGGGCGGAGCGAACGAGGAGCAGTCGAGTGGCTTCTTTGTCGTAAACGCCGAGACGGTCGTCGCCGAGGACCCCGAGTGGTTCCTCCTCAACAGCAACGAATACCGCGAGGCGCGGGTTCCCGCGGGACCCAACGGCGCGTTCACCGAGACGACGGCGTACGAGGAGGATAACGCGGTCGTGCTCGACGCCAACGAGATCTCACAACCGGCACCGCGGGTCGTCAACGCCGTCCTCGACGTCGTGAAAGTCGTCCACCCCGAGGCGTACCGCGAGGAGATCCGCGGTCGGCTCGATCGGTCCGAGGAGCCCGGCGGGGCGAAACAGGTCCGGACCACGGCGCTCGCGGACGGCAGCGTCCGGCTCGAAGCGCGCAACCTCGGCCGTGACAAGCGGGTGAGCTTCTCGGTTCCCGACCGGCCGAACGCGACGGTCCAGTTGCAACGGGTCAACGTCTCGTTGGCGAACCTGAACCCGACGTTCACCGTCGACGTTCGGTACCCCCGTGCCGACGACGGGCCGACTCCGCTCGACGGCACCCGTGAGCTCGCCCGCTTCTCCATGGACGCCAACGGACTGCCGAACGAGGACATCGATCGACTCCGCGTCCGCTTCGTGGCGACCGAGAGCGCGCTCGCGGCACGGAACGTCTCGGCGGAGAACGTCACGCTCTACCGCCACAACGGGTCGTCGTGGGCGGCGCTCGAAACGCGGGTCGTCGGCTCGCAGAACGGCTCGGTCGTCTTCGAGACGACGTCGGCGACGCCGGCGACGTTCTCGGTCGCCGTCCCCGAGACGACGAGCGCACGGGCTGTCACGGCGACACCGACCCCAGAACCGACGCCGACCGCGACTTCGACGACGGAGCCCGCGACGACCCGACCGACAGCCGCACCACCGTCGACGACGGTGGCCGACACGACCGGGACCGACGCCCCCGGCTTCGGCGTCGTGGCCGTGATCGCGGCGCTGGTCGCGGCTCTGGCCGTCGCACGCCTCGATTGA